Below is a genomic region from Pirellulales bacterium.
CCGCGGTAGGAGACACCGTGGCCGCGGTAGCTGCGATTGTATTTCCGGCAAAGGTCATACCCGCCCTCGCAACCGGGCACGTAGCCGCAACCGGCGTCGCACGTCGGCTGGCAACCGGAATCGGGGGCCATGGCCGCCGGCGCCGATTCAACCTCGCTGCCGCAACCACAGCCACAGCCATTGTCGAAGCAATAGTTCGGGTAGTACCGATAGCGCCAATCGTTGCGGCGATTGCGATAATCGACGCGATGGTTTCGATGGTCCTTCGAGCCCATGTGCTTGCCACTATGGCTGTGACCACTGCTGTGGCCGCCGCCATGCCCTTTGGCTTGGGCAGCCGGCGTGCTGACCAACAAAGCGAGCCCCAACACCACACACCCGGCGGTCGCGACGCGAATCAAACGAGACATGGCAACGTCCTTTCAAAACTGAGTTCATTTGCTCCTTTTGAGCGGCCGACACTGGCCGTCTCACTCTCTTTGCAGAGCGTGAAGCCGCGGGCGTTGTTACAAAACAAATTTGGACGGCCGATCGTCGGCGTGCCGCCGGCCGACCGACCGTTCGACGCGGCGCCGGGAAGTGGCCCGCGATTGGCAAGTCGCCCACCCGCCGGCGAAATCCGCATAGCGCCGTACGTTGTTGTAGGCACGCTCCGTGTGCCGTCCGCACGCCGCACTGCGTTCACTCCGCGGTGTGCCTCCTCGTGTTGCACGGCCCGGCGCCGCGCCGCGCGCGTGTCCCGCCGCAAACGGCACACGAAGGTGCCTGCAACGTAAGGATGGGATAGAATATCTGTGGACCGGGAATTGCACGGTGGCAGTGATCCCGATTGCGCGCCGCTCCAAAAACGGCAGGAGATATTTCATGCAAATCGCCGCGGATAAACGGGTCGATGAGCAGGTAGACAGGCAAGCCGATAAGCAACCAGGCACCGCCGATTCCAACGGCGGCCCGGCAGCCGCGAAATTCACGCTGGCCCTCGATATCGGCGGCACCGGGCTGAAAGCTTCGGTGCTCGACGAGCAGGGAAACATGGTGACCGACAAATCGCACCTTCCCACGCCGCACCCCTGTCCGCCCGAAGTGTTCATGAATTTACTCGACAAATTGATCGCGCCGTTGCGATCGTACGACCGGGTGTCGGCCGGATTCCCGGGCGTGGTGCGAAAGGGACGTATTCTGACGGCGCCGAATCTCGATCCGAAGGGTTGGGCCGGCTTCGACCTGGCGACCGCGCTCAGCCAGAAATTGGGCAAGCCGGCCAAAGTGAAAAACGACGCCGATCTGCAAGGTCTCGGCGCGATTCGCGGCGAAGGCATTGAAATGGTCGTCACCCTTGGCACCGGAGTCGGCACGTCGCTCTTCGAAGATGGCTGGATCGCGCCGCATCTCGAATTTGCCCACCATCCGTTTCGCAAAGGTGAAACGTATGAGGAGCAACTTGGCGAAGCGGCCCTGAATCGGGTCGGGAAAAAGAAATGGAATCGCCGGCTGCGCAGGGCCATCGCCGTATTGCGGGCCCTGACCACGTTCAACCACCTCTATCTCGGCGGCGGCAATTCGCGGAAAATTGATTTCGAACTCCAGCCCGATGTCGAAATCGTGTCGAACGATTTCGGTATGCGCGGCGGCATTTGGCTCTGGCGACGCGACCGCGGACTGATGGGCCGCGAACCGGAATCCAATCCGAACGTCGCAAAAGCCAACGGAGATTGAAAAACTGGAATTGTCGGGCGGCAATCGACGAGCCAATTGACAAGGCGTAATTCAAGGACCGCAGTCGATCGAACCGCAACGAGGAGATTCGCCATGCATCGAGTCGTGATCGTCGGCGGAGGTTTTGGCGGGCTGCGGGCTGCCGAGGGCTTGGCCCGCGCCGCGGTTCACGTCACACTGCTGGACCGGCAGAACTATCATCTGTTTCAGCCGCTTTTGTATCAGGTGGCCACCGGCACGCTTTCGCCGGCGAATGTGGCATCGCCCTTGCGAGCGCTATTGAAGCGGCAGCGGAACGCGGTCGTACTGATGGGCAACGTTTGTGGCTTCGATTTATCGCGACGCGAAGTGTTGCTCGCTCGCGATTCAGCCGGCAGCGGTTCGGCAAGCAACAATTCCGGCAGCGGCGATGCGATCGGCTTCGACTCGTTGATCGTTGCCGCCGGCTCGGGCCACAGCTATTTCGGCCATCCGGAATGGGAACAGCTCGCGCCGAGTTTGAAATCGCTCGACGACGCCACGGAAATCCGGCGGCGAATTCTCTGGGCCTTCGAGGCAGCGGAACGCTCAGGCCTTTCGGCCGAGATCGAAAAATGGCTGACATTCGTGGTTGTCGGCGGCGGCCCGACGGGCGTCGAACTCGTCGGCCAGATCGCGGAAATCGCCGCGCACACGTTGCGCAACGAATTTCGCTCCTTCGATCCGGCCCGTTCGCAAATCTTCTTGATCGAAGCGCTCGATCGCATCTTGCCGACGTTCCATCCCGATCTTTCCGCGAAAGCCCGCGACGCACTGACGCATCTGGGCGTAAACGTGCTCACCGGCGCGCGAGTCACGCAAGTCGATCCGCATTTGCTGACGATCGAACAATCGGGAAAGACGCGGCAAATCGAGGCCCGCACAGTCCTTTGGGCGGCCGGGGTCGAAGCGTCGCCGCTGGGCAAGAAACTTGCCGAAGCGGCCGGCATCTCGGCCGACCGCTCCGGCCGCGTGCCGGTCGGAGCCGATCTGACCGTGGCCGGCCATCCGGAGGTGTTCGTGATCGGCGACATGGCTCGACTCGACGACGGCTCGGGCCAATCGCTGCCCGCGCTCGCGCCGGTGGCAATGCAGCAAGGCACCTACGCCGCCCGATTGATCCGCGAACGGCTTGCCGGCCGCAGGCTGCCGCCGTTCCACTACCACGACCGCGGCGTGCTGGCCACGATCGGGCGATGGAAAGCCGTGGCCGATCTGAAGTTTATCCGGCTTTCCGGAGCGCTTGCGTGGCTGGCATGGCTGTTCATCCATCTGATGACGCTGGTGCAATTCCGCAATCGGCTTTTGGTGTTCGTCCAATGGGGCTGGAGTTATCTGACGAAGGATCGCTCCGCCCTCTTGATCACCGGCAAGTCGCCCGTGGGT
It encodes:
- a CDS encoding ROK family protein, producing MQIAADKRVDEQVDRQADKQPGTADSNGGPAAAKFTLALDIGGTGLKASVLDEQGNMVTDKSHLPTPHPCPPEVFMNLLDKLIAPLRSYDRVSAGFPGVVRKGRILTAPNLDPKGWAGFDLATALSQKLGKPAKVKNDADLQGLGAIRGEGIEMVVTLGTGVGTSLFEDGWIAPHLEFAHHPFRKGETYEEQLGEAALNRVGKKKWNRRLRRAIAVLRALTTFNHLYLGGGNSRKIDFELQPDVEIVSNDFGMRGGIWLWRRDRGLMGREPESNPNVAKANGD
- a CDS encoding NAD(P)/FAD-dependent oxidoreductase — encoded protein: MHRVVIVGGGFGGLRAAEGLARAAVHVTLLDRQNYHLFQPLLYQVATGTLSPANVASPLRALLKRQRNAVVLMGNVCGFDLSRREVLLARDSAGSGSASNNSGSGDAIGFDSLIVAAGSGHSYFGHPEWEQLAPSLKSLDDATEIRRRILWAFEAAERSGLSAEIEKWLTFVVVGGGPTGVELVGQIAEIAAHTLRNEFRSFDPARSQIFLIEALDRILPTFHPDLSAKARDALTHLGVNVLTGARVTQVDPHLLTIEQSGKTRQIEARTVLWAAGVEASPLGKKLAEAAGISADRSGRVPVGADLTVAGHPEVFVIGDMARLDDGSGQSLPALAPVAMQQGTYAARLIRERLAGRRLPPFHYHDRGVLATIGRWKAVADLKFIRLSGALAWLAWLFIHLMTLVQFRNRLLVFVQWGWSYLTKDRSALLITGKSPVGVVTGGSPVGAVSTPEPAASKPQSDGRANTQPSSAASPEDQATDEIGEASEESFPASDPPAWTHSSISRDP